In Nerophis ophidion isolate RoL-2023_Sa linkage group LG02, RoL_Noph_v1.0, whole genome shotgun sequence, one DNA window encodes the following:
- the cass4 gene encoding cas scaffolding protein family member 4, which translates to MIKFAKALYDNTAECADELAFRKGDVLSVTNQNLAGTSGWWMCSLHGRQGLAPANRLQLIESSVSHLTEKRKIETNDSVRNIYQIPSLPKNGHKNAVYKTPTTCLSASVTSNQVVLEQNTDDMKVYKSPASMHRGSSCDIPASSVPSGQHEVVSGHSTLPNSCKSGWIYDIPVGTDKQDRVQNNNNTLPAKCVDSHLYDTLPLQASPNRTLPPNALLYDIPKPCFPVYPSPPNLLPRVPSYDMPPTQRLTENFAPKEDLLSQVLSDPVSDHLPLECRSDPSTGHNLFRVNNFLRCRSFEGRQGSVELLLQGDAKSSGSVSSSADQSQRISTVSSSSSSSCDSLSLSSSSQEALREVTLGQDEACRRLLDLQQSVCQAVPKLMEFVSSRWRNKEHLEKHLKEIKVAAEGIACSVTCFLHFAADIKGNARHLTDANLQARLCKQLSVVEDSALILQQMLSGLNLAGWPLDSLCQDPGQVLTLDQLERFVMVARTVPEDVRRLVSIVIANGKLLFKVPSDPVVVKNTNQSEAKTIRSGSQWLGDLVEVDDDNVKEQMKNRVEKQGQNHHTEQKTNASQESTMRESESRRQSFQERRASTMPEHCRLYFGALQKALGVFLGSLEAGQPPETFISQSKLVIMVGQRLVDTLCKEALSGGSGHSLLGKSNHLCALLKKLAVGTKRAALDFPDQQALAELQQFAQELSHRAQHFRLEYTNADRLDTD; encoded by the exons ATCAAATTTGCCAAGGCTCTTTATGACAACACAGCAGAGTGTGCTGATGAGCTGGCCTTCAGAAAAGGAGACGTCCTATCAGTGACTAATCAAAACCTCGCAGGCACCAGCGGCTGGTGGATGTGTTCTTTGCATGGCCGCCAGGGTCTCGCCCCGGCCAACAGACTGCAGCTCATTGAAAGCTCTGTAAGCCATCTCACAGAAAAAAGGAAAATTGAAACCAATGACAGCGTGCGGAACATCTACCAGATCCCAAGTCTGCCTAAAAACGGACATAAGAACGCGGTCTACAAGACTCCGACCACTTGCTTGTCAGCTTCAGTGACGTCTAACCAGGTGGTGCTGGAGCAAAATACGGACGACATGAAG GTGTATAAATCACCAGCATCCATGCATCGAGGCTCTAGCTGTGACATCCCTGCGTCTTCAGTCCCTAGTGGCCAACATGAAGTTGTCAGCGGGCACAGCACATTACCCAATAGCTGCAAGTCTGGTTGGATCTATGATATACCAGTGGGTACTGACAAGCAAGACAGAgtccaaaacaacaacaatacactTCCTGCCAAATGTGTTGACAGCCACCTGTACGACACGCTTCCTTTGCAAGCCAGTCCAAACAGAACACTGCCACCAAATGCTTTGCTTTACGATATACCAAAACCTTGTTTTCCTGTCTACCCGAGTCCACCCAATTTACTGCCAAGGGTCCCGAGTTACGACATGCCTCCAACGCAAAGGCTCACAGAAAACTTTGCACCGAAAGAAGATTTGCTTAGCCAAGTTCTCAGCGATCCTGTTAGTGACCATTTACCTTTGGAGTGCCGGAGTGACCCAAGCACTGGTCATAACCTCTTCAGAGTAAATAACTTTCTGAGGTGTAGATCTTTTGAAGGCCGTCAGGGAAGTGTAGAGTTGCTGTTGCAGGGAGACGCAAAAAGCAGTGGAAGCGTATCTTCCTCTGCAGACCAGAGTCAAAGAATCAGCACCGTGTCCAGCTCCTCAAGCAGTTCTTGTGACTCTCTCTCTCTGAGCTCATCTTCTCAAGAGGCTTTGAGGGAAGTGACGCTCGGACAAGACGAGGCCTGTCGCAGATTACTGGACCTGCAGCAGTCCGTTTGCCAGGCTGTTCCCAAGCTCATGGAGTTTGTCAGCAGCCGGTGGAGGAACAAAGAACATCTGGAGAAACACCTGAAGGAGATTAAAGTTGCGGCAGAAGGTATTGCATGTTCCGTGACGTGCTTTCTACATTTTGCCGCTGACATTAAGGGAAATGCGCGACATTTGACCGATGCCAACCTTCAAGCGAGACTCTGTAAACAACTGTCCGTTGTTGAGGATTCAGCATTGATCTTGCAACAAATGCTGAGTGGGTTAAACTTGGCCGGCTGGCCCCTGGACTCGCTGTGTCAGGATCCGGGCCAAGTCCTGACGCTCGATCAACTGGAGCGCTTTGTCATGGTGGCCCGCACGGTGCCAGAGGATGTCCGGCGCCTGGTGTCCATTGTCATCGCCAACGGCAAGCTGCTGTTCAAAGTCCCTTCAGATCCAGTCGTTGtcaaaaacacaaatcaaagcgAAGCAAAGACAATTCGAAGTGGGAGTCAGTGGCTGGGAGACTTAGTAGAGGTTGACGACGACAATGTGAAGGAACAG ATGAAGAATCGCGTTGAAAAGCAAGGACAGAACCATCACACGGAACAAAAAACGAACGCCAGTCAAGAGTCTACCATGAGAGAG AGCGAAAGCCGAAGACAGTCCTTCCAAGAGCGTCGAGCATCTACCATGCCCGAGCATTGCCGCCTCTACTTTGGCGCTCTTCAAAAGGCGCTGGGGGTCTTTCTGGGAAGCCTTGAGGCCGGGCAGCCACCGGAAACGTTCATCTCGCAAAGCAAACTGGTGATTATGGTGGGTCAGAGGCTGGTGGACACCCTGTGCAAGGAGGCACTCAGCGGGGGGTCCGGTCACAGCCTCCTGGGTAAGAGCAACCACCTGTGTGCTCTTCTCAAGAAGCTGGCCGTGGGCACCAAGAGGGCGGCCTTAGACTTCCCCGATCAACAAGCTCTTGCCGAGCTTCAACAGTTTGCACAGGAGCTTTCTCACAGGGCACAGCACTTTAGATTAGAATACACCAATGCAGACAGACTGGACACCGACTGA